Proteins from one Coregonus clupeaformis isolate EN_2021a chromosome 29, ASM2061545v1, whole genome shotgun sequence genomic window:
- the LOC121544594 gene encoding cytochrome c oxidase assembly protein COX16 homolog, mitochondrial: MLTFKALQRNKTLKYGVPMLLLVVGGSFGLREFTQIRYDAQKIRKKLDPTLEAKVNPQKQSVILEEQYQKMKDVNLEAWRNIRGPRPWEDSKEYQEQQRSRQGKAA, translated from the exons ATGTTGACCTTCAAAGCGTTACAGAGGAACAAAACCCTTAAATATGGCGTTCCCATGTTG TTGCTGGTAGTGGGAGGTTCCTTTGGGCTCCGGGAATTCACACAGATCCGCTACGACGCTCAGAAGATCAGGAAGAAG ctggaTCCAACCCTGGAGGCCAAGGTGAATCCCCAGAAACAGTCTGTTATCCTGGAGGAGCAGTACCAG AAGATGAAGGATGTCAACCTGGAGGCGTGGAGGAACATCAGAGGTCCTCGTCCCTGGGAAGACTCCAAGGAATACCAGGAGCAGCAACGGTCCAGACAGGGAAAGGCAGCGTGA